In Phycisphaerae bacterium RAS2, the DNA window ATCGTCGCCGTGATGATCACCACCTGCCGCCGGCCCGACGGATTGCGGCGACTGTTGCTCGCGCTCAATCAGCAAGTCTTCCAGGACGCGCCGCCGATCGTTCGACTGGTCGTGTTGGATAACGACGCGGAAGAATCGGGCCGCGCGACCTGTGACGCATTGCGGCCGCTGCTTCGATGGCCGATTCACTACGGGTCGGAGTCGCGGCGAGGCATCTCTCCCGCGCGCAATGCAGCCATCGCGCTCGCGCTGGCAACCGACCCCGCACTGGATAACCTAGCCCTCATCGACGACGACGAACAGCCCGCACCATCATGGCTCGACGAGATGCTTCGAATCCAGCGCGATCACGCAGCCGATGTCGTTGCGGGCCCTGTCTATCCCCAGTTCGAGCACACTCCGCCGGATTGGGTCGCTCGCGGCCGGTTCTTCGAGCCGCGCACGCATCCCGACGGCGCGCGACTCGACTACGCCTTCGGCGGCAGCGTCCTTTGGCGGGCGTCGCTCTGCCGCGAGGGCGGTCACCGCTTCGGCGAGCACTACGGCCTGATCGGCGGCAGCGACAGCGAATTCTTCACGCGACTGCACCGCGCCGGCTGTAAGATCGTCTGGTCGCAGAAGGCCGAAGTGCTGGAGTTCATTCCGCCCGAGCGCACCAACGCCCGCTGGCTGGTCCGCCGCATGTTTCGCACGGGAAACGCCGGCGTGCTCGTCGCGCGCGATCTGGATGGCAATACGTTGCGAACGAACGCTATTCTTTTCTGTAAGGCGCTGGCGTGGCTTGCCATCGGTGCGGGGCAATCGGCGGCAGGACTCGTGGCCGGCAAACACCTTCGCGTCACCGGCTATCGCCACATCGCTTACGGGCTGGGAAT includes these proteins:
- a CDS encoding Glycosyl transferase family 2, producing MITPVALPTKALAARVRFIRMTPIVAVMITTCRRPDGLRRLLLALNQQVFQDAPPIVRLVVLDNDAEESGRATCDALRPLLRWPIHYGSESRRGISPARNAAIALALATDPALDNLALIDDDEQPAPSWLDEMLRIQRDHAADVVAGPVYPQFEHTPPDWVARGRFFEPRTHPDGARLDYAFGGSVLWRASLCREGGHRFGEHYGLIGGSDSEFFTRLHRAGCKIVWSQKAEVLEFIPPERTNARWLVRRMFRTGNAGVLVARDLDGNTLRTNAILFCKALAWLAIGAGQSAAGLVAGKHLRVTGYRHIAYGLGILAGLSGCRFEEYRTAHNAPHSDRNVSPHS